Proteins encoded in a region of the Populus alba chromosome 13, ASM523922v2, whole genome shotgun sequence genome:
- the LOC118054036 gene encoding DEAD-box ATP-dependent RNA helicase 20, with the protein MSYIPPHLRNSSSTATISTSRAHAVPPTDTNDHPNLPHSSSNFNTSSSTTFASPSRRSSGAFSRTISVPQPVFPNWTPSDRVLRFNPDQIAEIRSRLNIDVSVASGSPLAPAAIESFEDMCLHQSIMKDIAHHEYTRPTSIQAQAMTVALSGRDLLGCAETGSGKTAAFSIPMIQHCLAQPPVRRGDGPLALVLAPTRELAQQIEKEVKGFSRSLESFRTAIVVGGTNIADQRMELRAGVDVIVATPGRLIDHLQQGNTSLSRISFIVLDEADRMLDMGFEPQIREVMRNLPEKHQTLLFSATMPVEIETLTQEYLTSPVQVRVGKVSSPTANVSQILTKVSESEKIDCLLALLVEDASQAERSNQPFPLTIVFVERKTRCNEVAEALVAQALQAVALHGGRSQSEREAALRDFRRGSTSILVATDVASRGLDVTGVAHVINLDLPKTMEDYVHRIGRTGRAGSTGQATSFYTDQDLFLVAQIKKAIADVELGNTVAFATGKTARRKEREAAAALQKEARNDPSKVMGPACINIEDKYRFMIAPSIIKSEGAADSAWDD; encoded by the exons ATGTCGTATATTCCTCCTCACCTGAGAAACTCAAGCTCAACCGCCACCATTTCTACTTCTAGAGCTCACGCAGTTCCTCCAACTGACACCAACGATCACCCTAACCTCCCTCATTCCTCTTCGAATTTCAacacctcctcctccaccacatTCGCCTCACCCTCGCGTCGGAGCTCTGGCGCCTTCTCCCGAACTATCTCCGTTCCTCAACCTGTTTTTCCTAACTGGACGCCCTCCGACCGCGTCCTTCGCTTCAATCCCGATCAG ATTGCAGAAATTCGGTCTCGGCTTAATATAGATGTTAGTGTTGCTTCGGGTTCACCTCTTGCACCTGCAGCTATTGAATCATTTGAAGATATg TGTTTACATCAAAGTATCATGAAGGATATTGCACATCATGAGTATACGAGGCCGACTTCAATCCAGGCTCAGGCAATGACAGTTGCACTTAGTGGAAGGGATTTGCTGGGTTGTGCTGAAACCGGTAGTGGCAAAACTGCCGCATTTAGCATTCCTATGATACAG CATTGCTTGGCTCAACCTCCTGTTCGGCGTGGTGATGGACCATTGGCATTGGTGCTGGCTCCTACAAGAGAACTCGCTCAGCAGATTGAAAAAGAG GTTAAAGGTTTTAGCAGATCTCTCGAGTCCTTTAGAACGGCAATCGTGGTGGGAGGAACAAATATTGCTGACCAG AGGATGGAGCTACGGGCAGGAGTGGATGTAATTGTTGCTACTCCTGGAAGATTAATCGATCATTTACAACAAGGAAACACTTCCCTTTCAAGAATTTCATTTATCGTCCTGGATGAAGCTGATAGAATGCTTGACATGGGGTTTGAACCACAGATTAGAGAG GTTATGCGCAACCTTCCAGAAAAGCATCAAACTTTGCTGTTCAGTGCAACtatgcctgtggaaattgaaacaTTAACACAG gAGTACTTAACTAGCCCTGTGCAAGTTAGGGTAGGAAAAGTGAGTAGCCCAACTGCAAACGTGTCTCAAATTCTGACAAAGGTTTCTGAAAGCGAGAAG ATTGATTGCCTTCTAGCTCTGCTTGTGGAGGATGCTTCTCAGGCTGAAAGATCAAATCAACCTTTCCCCTTGACTATTGTGTTTGTGGAGAGGAAG ACAAGGTGCAATGAAGTTGCCGAAGCTTTGGTAGCACAAGCTTTACAGGCAGTTGCTCTTCATGGTGGTCGTAGTCAGAGTGAAAGAGAGGCTGCTCTGCGTGATTTTAGGAGGGGCTCTACTAGTATTTTG GTTGCCACTGATGTTGCATCTCGCGGATTGGATGTAACTGGAGTTGCTCATGTGATTAATCTGGATCTCCCAAAG ACAATGGAAGATTATGTGCATCGAATTGGAAGGACTGGCCGTGCAGGATCAACTGGCCAAGCCACTTCATTTTACACTGATCAAGATCTG TTCCTCGTGGCACAAATAAAGAAAGCAATAGCAGATGTTGAGTTGGGGAACACGGTGGCTTTTGCAACAGGGAAG ACTGCgagaaggaaagagagagaggcagCGGCAGCTTTGCAAAAGGAAGCCAGGAATGATCCGTCCAAGGTGATGGGGCCCGCGTGTATAAACATCGAGGATAAGTATAGGTTCATGATAGCTCCTTCAATCATTAAAAGTGAGGGTGCAGCTGACAGTGCTTGggatgattga
- the LOC118054035 gene encoding protein NETWORKED 4A, whose protein sequence is MASSMVPSKNFKRSQSRKSHSWWWDSHISPKNSKWLIENLEEMDQNVKRMLKLIEDDGDSFVKKAEMYYQKRPELISRVEEFYRMYRSLAERYDHVTGELRRSIPSDLQSQGSGISDIVSEPPSPAHEQKLSRHKSGPRAAGFEFFLGSGGSSDHHQKEGDESSTLTDSESESDDSSVNNYSSLSGNSGDHGLSRKIIDLEIELRETKEKLRVQQDESVDGSFRGVRKEDFDDILARIAGYERDLTNANQRIQVSEEEVARLNIELKKYRSSEVTEGLQSEFASSTESKAMTREAELEPEINQASHLQERVDGSESETFDSNAKIQSLMEELRIASERLQVSEKEITTLKGQLEGDGPSDKINNLQDELALAHKEINSLKKKLNAEKREVSKLQERISRLKSSLSDRDHEARDLKIAVSDAEQKIFPEKAQIKAEMSKLVEERTCLEEQLKEQESRGRSLEDDIRMFQAEKAEMEQRLDCEIQQLKDDIVERDNHIEKMDKSLDVLKSERDELNVKVIALKAEVTSRDERIDQMDRHLQQLHMEHVKMVSGAEEVRKLMDVLRSKVKDLEEEVERQRFVILEGAEEKREAIRQLCLALEHYRNDYHTLRQAFVGHKRVPVLAT, encoded by the coding sequence AGATGGACCAGAACGTTAAGCGGATGCTGAAGCTAATTGAAGATGATGGGGATTCATTTGTTAAAAAGGCTGAGATGTATTATCAGAAGAGACCAGAACTAATTTCTCGTGTAGAGGAGTTCTACCGCATGTATCGATCTCTGGCTGAACGTTATGATCACGTGACAGGAGAATTAAGGAGGAGTATTCCATCAGATCTTCAATCCCAGGGCTCCGGAATTTCTGATATTGTCTCCGAACCACCTTCTCCTGCGCATGAACAAAAACTGAGCCGTCATAAATCTGGCCCTCGAGCTGCTGGGTTTGAATTCTTTCTGGGTTCCGGTGGTAGTAGCGATCATCACCAGAAAGAAGGAGATGAATCATCCACTTTGACAGATTCAGAATCAGAATCTGATGATTCTTCAGTCAACAACTACTCAAGTCTATCAGGGAATAGCGGTGACCATGGACTGTCCAGGAAGATAATTGATTTAGAAATTGAGCTTCGTGAAACAAAAGAGAAGCTGCGGGTGCAGCAAGATGAGAGTGTTGATGGCTCATTTAGGGGAGTGAGAAAAGAGGATTTTGATGATATTCTTGCTAGAATTGCAGGGTATGAGCGAGATCTGACAAATGCAAATCAGAGAATACAGGTGTCAGAAGAAGAGGTTGCTAGATTGAACATTGAGCTTAAAAAATATAGGTCATCTGAGGTCACTGAAGGTTTGCAGTCTGAGTTTGCATCGTCCACTGAGAGCAAGGCGATGACAAGGGAGGCTGAGCTGGAACCTGAGATAAATCAAGCTTCACATCTTCAAGAAAGGGTTGATGGGTCAGAATCTGAAACTTTTGACTCCAATGCTAAGATTCAGTCACTAATGGAAGAACTTAGGATTGCTAGTGAGAGACTTCAGGTTTCAGAGAAAGAAATTACTACTTTGAAAGGGCAACTTGAGGGTGATGGGCCCTctgataaaatcaataatttgcAGGATGAACTTGCATTGGCTCACAAGGAGATAAATTCGTTGAAAAAAAAGCTCAACGCTGAAAAAAGGGAGGTCTCCAAGCTGCAAGAAAGAATTTCCAGGTTGAAAAGTAGTCTCTCCGACCGGGATCACGAGGCAAGAGATCTTAAAATAGCAGTCTCTGATGCTGAGCAGAAGATTTTTCCAGAAAAAGCACAGATTAAGGCTGAAATGTCTAAACTGGTAGAGGAGAGGACATGCTTGGAGGAGCAGCTGAAAGAGCAAGAATCACGTGGCCGTTCCTTAGAGGATGACATTAGGATGTTCCAGGCTGAAAAAGCAGAAATGGAGCAAAGACTTGATTGTGAGATTCAGCAGTTAAAGGACGACATTGTTGAGAGAGACAATCACATAGAAAAAATGGATAAAAGCCTTGATGTTTTAAAATCTGAGAGAGATGAGCTTAATGTTAAAGTTATTGCTCTTAAAGCGGAGGTAACTTCAAGAGATGAACGGATTGATCAAATGGATAGGCATTTGCAACAGTTACACATGGAGCATGTGAAGATGGTTTCCGGTGCTGAAGAGGTACGAAAACTAATGGATGTGCTAAGATCAAAAGTTAAGGATCTGGAGGAAGAAGTTGAGAGGCAAAGATTTGTAATCCTGGAAGGGGCAGAAGAGAAACGGGAGGCTATAAGGCAACTGTGTCTCGCTCTTGAACATTACAGGAATGATTATCATACGCTAAGACAAGCTTTTGTCGGGCATAAGAGAGTTCCAGTCTTGGCGACATAA